Proteins found in one Anabas testudineus chromosome 1, fAnaTes1.2, whole genome shotgun sequence genomic segment:
- the LOC113162287 gene encoding cationic trypsin-like yields the protein MARLVLLYLLWVGVTVSTVVHLQKRIIGGQTCGQNERQYHVKLSTDADGSSLHCGGSLVSNQWILTAAHCKYPGMYAVLGVHSGTKQVVEIKDPPVIFTDKDENNNDRIHDLMLLKLPSPTKIKPVGLPDCKSPQSTPPPKIGDKVQVAGYGATSAGPNNELVTGTSDTLQCLDIEVVDCQTLQNSLKTDDPRFYQTIIYQHWFCAKSPKVDICKGDSGGGVVYKDRIYGVVTFSGARRHAFVEPAAFMKICNESYLKWITQTVGVDAKCCIM from the exons ATGGCTCGACTGGTTCTTCTCTATCTGCTGTGGGTTG GTGTCACAGTGAGCACAGTGGTGCATCTGCAGAAGAGAATTATTGGAGGTCAGACATGTGGACAAAATGAGCGTCAGTACCACGTCAAACTGTCCACTGATGCTGATGGGTCTTCCCTCCATTGTGGTGGCTCTCTAGTCAGTAACCAATGGATTCTAACTGCAGCTCACTGCAAGTATCCGGGGAT gTATGCTGTTTTAGGTGTCCATTCAGGCACAAAACAAGTAGTGGAAATTAAAGACCCACCTGTGATCTTTACGGACAAGGACGAAAACAACAACGACAGAATCCATGACCTGATGCTACTGAAGCTGCCTTCACCAACTAAGATTAAACCTGTTGGACTTCCTGACTGTAAAAGTCCCCAAAGTACCCCACCTCCCAAAAT AGGTGATAAAGTACAAGTTGCAGGTTATGGTGCCACATCTGCAGGCCCAAATAATGAATTAG TTACTGGTACATCGGACACTCTTCAGTGTTTAGATATTGAAGTTGTTGATTGTCAGACTCTCCAAAACTCTCTGAAGACTGATGACCCAAGATTCTACCAAACTATAATCTATCAACATTGGTTCTGTGCTAAAAGCCCAAAAGTGGACATATGTAAG GGTGACTCTGGTGGAGGAGTGGTGTACAAGGACAGGATTTATGGTGTCGTCACGTTCTCTGGTGCTCGTAGACACGCCTTTGTTGAACCAGCTGCATTCATGAAAATCTGTAACGAGTCATACTTAAAGTGGATCACACAGACTGTGGGAGTTGATGCTAAATGCTGCATCATGTAA